A single region of the Nomia melanderi isolate GNS246 chromosome 12, iyNomMela1, whole genome shotgun sequence genome encodes:
- the Asap gene encoding arfGAP domain of ASAP isoform X2, producing MPGLIAVSEFVEETREDYNSPTTSTFVSRMPQCRQTITSLEETLDFDRDGLTKLKKAIKAIHNSGNAHVDNEVYLGRALERLGDAALKEQEPDIGAAFLKFAVVTKELSALMKTLNINNIVMFPLDSVLKGDLRGVKGDLKRPFEKAWKDYEAKYAKIEKEKKQHAKEAGLIRTEVTPAEIADEMEKERRLFQLQMCEYLIKVNEIKTKKGIELLQHLVEYYHAQTNYFQDGLKTIEHFGSYVADLSVKLQKIRQTQDEERRRLTELRNLLRSSGCDKELNVNANAGYSLHQLQGDKQHGVTRSGHLLKKSEGKMRRVWQKRRCAVQAEGYLDICHADENKPPTRVNLLTCQIKLVPDDKRGFDLISYNRTYHFQAEDEADQRAWMSVLVNCKERALLRAFDASGKAEAGTGNPSLVELQQAVIRCVMRLPGNDQCCDCSSQNDATWLSTNFGIIVCIECSGIHRDLGVHISRIQSLTLDNVGTAQLLLARHMTNQAFNEVMEATLHHNHKPTPTSTMEERYDFIRAKYVDKRYVMNTCADERDLLSDLEHAVNNRDLQQLLQVYAENVDLAAPLPTSDVGETALHLAILREMGNSLHIVDFLVQNMSTGGIDRTTVDGETALHLCARHDRAEAMKLLLRAGADPTHRNKQEKTPLDIAQEMGHHTCKELLSHALQRQKTLFDNVNIDWNLSHDEGSTDFSDDETIIEDRNGCLTPEKKSRSRPPSYVGGGGSGGGTGSGDSPVTLRSRSSTCDSLQSGSSPSASTNRQQMPPPPPPQARKPVAVPAPMAPDISVNIHGSLKKRVAPPPPPPAGSTGGIPSPHYGTLPSSASLAASTHSRTTSEPILAGHSLHTLPHALNTLNSQHHKRSPSGDSSTGHGTDKVNSSTLQRPRNPPPPAPSGINSSRLSNGRSSESLSSMCSDHGLGNPIPPPRKRRDRSRLESYAEEPSSLLPNLNLPTSSTLSGLRRCRALYDCEADNEDELSFREGEVIIVTNEQTDDDNWMEGALERAPERRGMFPISFVHMFQD from the exons ATGCCGGGCCTAATCGCCGTCAGCGAGTTCGTCGAAGAGACGAGGGAGGATTACAACTCGCCTACCACGTCCACCTTCGTCTCGCGAATGCCACAATGCAGACAGACCATCACATCCCTCGAGGAG ACGCTGGACTTCGACAGGGATGGCCTGACGAAGCTGAAGAAAGCGATCAAAGCTATTCACAACTCTGGAAACG CTCACGTCGACAACGAGGTGTACCTTGGAAGGGCGTTGGAAAGGCTCGGGGATGCAGCGCTGAAAGAACAGGAACCGGATATCGGCGCTGCTTTCTTAAAGTTTGCGGTCGTCACGAAAGAATTGAGTGCTTTAATGAAGACGCTG aatattaataacatcGTGATGTTCCCCCTGGACTCGGTGCTGAAGGGGGACCTGAGAGGTGTGAAAGGTGACTTGAAGAGACCGTTCGAGAAGGCATGGAAGGACTACGAGGCGAAATACGCGAAAATCGAGAAGGAGAAGAAACAGCACGCGAAAGAGGCTGGCCTCATTCGGACGGAAGTGACGCCGGCCGAGATCGCCGACGAGATGGAGAAGGAGAGACGATTGTTTCAATTGCAAATGTGCGAG TATCTCATCAAGGTGAACGAAATCAAAACGAAGAAGGGGATCGAACTACTTCAGCATCTAGTCGAATATTACCACGCGCAAACCAA TTATTTTCAAGATGGCCTAAAGACTATCGAACACTTCGGTTCCTACGTGGCGGACCTGAGCGTGAAGTTACAAAAGATCAGACAGACGCAGGACGAAGAGAGAAGGCGGTTAACGGAATTGAGGAATCTCCTGAGGAGCTCCGGTTGCGACAAAGAA TTGAACGTGAACGCGAATGCAGGATATTCGCTTCATCAGCTGCAAGGGGACAAGCAACACGGTGTCACGCGGTCCGGACACCTTTTGAAGAAGAGCGAGGGAAAAATGAGGAGGGTGTGGCAGAAGAGGAGGTGCGCCGTGCAAGCGGAGGGTTACCTCGATATTTGCCACGCGGACGAAAATAAACCACCCACGCGGGTGAATTTATTAACCTGCCAAATCAAGCTAGTGCCGGATGACAAACGGGGATTCGATCTCATTAGCT ATAACAGAACGTATCATTTTCAAGCAGAGGACGAGGCAGATCAACGAGCATGGATGTCTGTCCTGGTCAACTGCAAGGAGCGTGCTTTACTTCGAGCATTCGATGCCAGTGGCAAAGCTGAGGCTGGTACTGGCAATCCAAGTTTAGTCGAACTACAACAAGCTGTAATCCGATGCGTTATGAGGTTACCAGGGAATGACCAGTGCTGTGATTGCTCTTCGCAAAATG ACGCAACATGGCTGTCCACGAATTTCGGAATAATCGTGTGTATAGAATGCAGTGGCATTCATCGGGACCTAGGAGTGCACATATCCAGAATACAATCCCTAACATTGGATAACGTGGGTACAGCTCAACTGCTTCTTGCACGGCATATGACTAACCAGGCATTCAATGAAGTCATGGAAGCTACGTTACATCATAATCATAAGCCGACTCCAACATCGACAAT GGAGGAAAGATATGATTTTATAAGAGCCAAATATGTAGACAAAAGATACGTGATGAATACCTGCGCAGATGAAAGAGATCTTCTCTCTGACCTAGAGCATGCTGTTAACAATCGTGACCTGCAACAACTTCTGCAAGTCTATGCTGAGAATGTAGATCTAGCAGCGCCATTGCCTACTTcg GATGTAGGCGAAACTGCTCTGCATTTAGCCATTTTACGTGAAATGGGAAATAGTTTACACATTGTTGATTTCCTAGTGCAAAATATGTCGACAGGTGGTATAGACAGAACCACCGTAGATGGAGAAACAGCGTTACATTTGTGCGCGAGACACGACAGAGCGGAAGCAATGAAGCTATTGCTACGCGCAGGTGCTGACCCAACGCATCGAAACAAACAAGAGAAAACACCATTGGATATAGCACAGGAAATGGGCCATCATACTTGCAAAGAACTG TTGAGTCACGCTCTACAGAGACAGAAAACATTATTCGACAACGTTAATATTGACTGGAATCTCTCGCACGATGAAGGTTCTACTGACTTCTCTGATGATGAGACGATAATAGAAGATAGG AATGGATGTTTAACACCCGAGAAGAAATCTCGTAGTAGACCGCCATCTTATGTAGGTGGTGGCGGCAGTGGTGGAGGTACCGGGTCAGGAGATTCACCAGTGACACTCCGTAGTCGAAGTAGCACTTGTGATAGCTTGCAAAGCGGTTCTTCGCCAAGTGCCTCGACGAATAGACAACAAATgcctccaccaccaccaccgcaaGCAAGGAAACCTGTTGCTG taccCGCACCTATGGCACCGGATATTTCAGTCAATATTCATGGGTCTCTGAAGAAACGTGTTGccccgccaccaccaccaccggctGGAAGTACAGGTGGTATACCCTCCCCTCATTATGGTACACTACCTTCGTCCGCGTCCTTAGCAGCGTCAACGCATAGCCGTACAACGAGTGAACCGATCTTAGCTGGGCATTCTTTACATACTCTACCACATGCGTTAAATACATTAAACAGTCAACACCATAAAAGATCGCCCAGTGGAGATTCTTCAACGGGACATG GTACGGACAAAGTAAACAGTTCAACCCTTCAACGGCCGAGAAATCCCCCTCCGCCAGCGCCCTCTGGCATCAATTCATCAAGATTGAGTAACGGCCGCAGTagcgagtcattgagttccatGTGTTCGGACCATGGTTTGGGTAATCCCATCCCCCCTCCACGTAAG CGAAGGGACCGGTCCAGACTAGAGAGCTACGCCGAGGAGCCTTCATCTTTGCTCCCAAATCTGAATCTG
- the Asap gene encoding arfGAP domain of ASAP isoform X1 — protein sequence MPGLIAVSEFVEETREDYNSPTTSTFVSRMPQCRQTITSLEETLDFDRDGLTKLKKAIKAIHNSGNAHVDNEVYLGRALERLGDAALKEQEPDIGAAFLKFAVVTKELSALMKTLMQNINNIVMFPLDSVLKGDLRGVKGDLKRPFEKAWKDYEAKYAKIEKEKKQHAKEAGLIRTEVTPAEIADEMEKERRLFQLQMCEYLIKVNEIKTKKGIELLQHLVEYYHAQTNYFQDGLKTIEHFGSYVADLSVKLQKIRQTQDEERRRLTELRNLLRSSGCDKELNVNANAGYSLHQLQGDKQHGVTRSGHLLKKSEGKMRRVWQKRRCAVQAEGYLDICHADENKPPTRVNLLTCQIKLVPDDKRGFDLISYNRTYHFQAEDEADQRAWMSVLVNCKERALLRAFDASGKAEAGTGNPSLVELQQAVIRCVMRLPGNDQCCDCSSQNDATWLSTNFGIIVCIECSGIHRDLGVHISRIQSLTLDNVGTAQLLLARHMTNQAFNEVMEATLHHNHKPTPTSTMEERYDFIRAKYVDKRYVMNTCADERDLLSDLEHAVNNRDLQQLLQVYAENVDLAAPLPTSDVGETALHLAILREMGNSLHIVDFLVQNMSTGGIDRTTVDGETALHLCARHDRAEAMKLLLRAGADPTHRNKQEKTPLDIAQEMGHHTCKELLSHALQRQKTLFDNVNIDWNLSHDEGSTDFSDDETIIEDRNGCLTPEKKSRSRPPSYVGGGGSGGGTGSGDSPVTLRSRSSTCDSLQSGSSPSASTNRQQMPPPPPPQARKPVAVPAPMAPDISVNIHGSLKKRVAPPPPPPAGSTGGIPSPHYGTLPSSASLAASTHSRTTSEPILAGHSLHTLPHALNTLNSQHHKRSPSGDSSTGHGTDKVNSSTLQRPRNPPPPAPSGINSSRLSNGRSSESLSSMCSDHGLGNPIPPPRKRRDRSRLESYAEEPSSLLPNLNLPTSSTLSGLRRCRALYDCEADNEDELSFREGEVIIVTNEQTDDDNWMEGALERAPERRGMFPISFVHMFQD from the exons ATGCCGGGCCTAATCGCCGTCAGCGAGTTCGTCGAAGAGACGAGGGAGGATTACAACTCGCCTACCACGTCCACCTTCGTCTCGCGAATGCCACAATGCAGACAGACCATCACATCCCTCGAGGAG ACGCTGGACTTCGACAGGGATGGCCTGACGAAGCTGAAGAAAGCGATCAAAGCTATTCACAACTCTGGAAACG CTCACGTCGACAACGAGGTGTACCTTGGAAGGGCGTTGGAAAGGCTCGGGGATGCAGCGCTGAAAGAACAGGAACCGGATATCGGCGCTGCTTTCTTAAAGTTTGCGGTCGTCACGAAAGAATTGAGTGCTTTAATGAAGACGCTG ATgcagaatattaataacatcGTGATGTTCCCCCTGGACTCGGTGCTGAAGGGGGACCTGAGAGGTGTGAAAGGTGACTTGAAGAGACCGTTCGAGAAGGCATGGAAGGACTACGAGGCGAAATACGCGAAAATCGAGAAGGAGAAGAAACAGCACGCGAAAGAGGCTGGCCTCATTCGGACGGAAGTGACGCCGGCCGAGATCGCCGACGAGATGGAGAAGGAGAGACGATTGTTTCAATTGCAAATGTGCGAG TATCTCATCAAGGTGAACGAAATCAAAACGAAGAAGGGGATCGAACTACTTCAGCATCTAGTCGAATATTACCACGCGCAAACCAA TTATTTTCAAGATGGCCTAAAGACTATCGAACACTTCGGTTCCTACGTGGCGGACCTGAGCGTGAAGTTACAAAAGATCAGACAGACGCAGGACGAAGAGAGAAGGCGGTTAACGGAATTGAGGAATCTCCTGAGGAGCTCCGGTTGCGACAAAGAA TTGAACGTGAACGCGAATGCAGGATATTCGCTTCATCAGCTGCAAGGGGACAAGCAACACGGTGTCACGCGGTCCGGACACCTTTTGAAGAAGAGCGAGGGAAAAATGAGGAGGGTGTGGCAGAAGAGGAGGTGCGCCGTGCAAGCGGAGGGTTACCTCGATATTTGCCACGCGGACGAAAATAAACCACCCACGCGGGTGAATTTATTAACCTGCCAAATCAAGCTAGTGCCGGATGACAAACGGGGATTCGATCTCATTAGCT ATAACAGAACGTATCATTTTCAAGCAGAGGACGAGGCAGATCAACGAGCATGGATGTCTGTCCTGGTCAACTGCAAGGAGCGTGCTTTACTTCGAGCATTCGATGCCAGTGGCAAAGCTGAGGCTGGTACTGGCAATCCAAGTTTAGTCGAACTACAACAAGCTGTAATCCGATGCGTTATGAGGTTACCAGGGAATGACCAGTGCTGTGATTGCTCTTCGCAAAATG ACGCAACATGGCTGTCCACGAATTTCGGAATAATCGTGTGTATAGAATGCAGTGGCATTCATCGGGACCTAGGAGTGCACATATCCAGAATACAATCCCTAACATTGGATAACGTGGGTACAGCTCAACTGCTTCTTGCACGGCATATGACTAACCAGGCATTCAATGAAGTCATGGAAGCTACGTTACATCATAATCATAAGCCGACTCCAACATCGACAAT GGAGGAAAGATATGATTTTATAAGAGCCAAATATGTAGACAAAAGATACGTGATGAATACCTGCGCAGATGAAAGAGATCTTCTCTCTGACCTAGAGCATGCTGTTAACAATCGTGACCTGCAACAACTTCTGCAAGTCTATGCTGAGAATGTAGATCTAGCAGCGCCATTGCCTACTTcg GATGTAGGCGAAACTGCTCTGCATTTAGCCATTTTACGTGAAATGGGAAATAGTTTACACATTGTTGATTTCCTAGTGCAAAATATGTCGACAGGTGGTATAGACAGAACCACCGTAGATGGAGAAACAGCGTTACATTTGTGCGCGAGACACGACAGAGCGGAAGCAATGAAGCTATTGCTACGCGCAGGTGCTGACCCAACGCATCGAAACAAACAAGAGAAAACACCATTGGATATAGCACAGGAAATGGGCCATCATACTTGCAAAGAACTG TTGAGTCACGCTCTACAGAGACAGAAAACATTATTCGACAACGTTAATATTGACTGGAATCTCTCGCACGATGAAGGTTCTACTGACTTCTCTGATGATGAGACGATAATAGAAGATAGG AATGGATGTTTAACACCCGAGAAGAAATCTCGTAGTAGACCGCCATCTTATGTAGGTGGTGGCGGCAGTGGTGGAGGTACCGGGTCAGGAGATTCACCAGTGACACTCCGTAGTCGAAGTAGCACTTGTGATAGCTTGCAAAGCGGTTCTTCGCCAAGTGCCTCGACGAATAGACAACAAATgcctccaccaccaccaccgcaaGCAAGGAAACCTGTTGCTG taccCGCACCTATGGCACCGGATATTTCAGTCAATATTCATGGGTCTCTGAAGAAACGTGTTGccccgccaccaccaccaccggctGGAAGTACAGGTGGTATACCCTCCCCTCATTATGGTACACTACCTTCGTCCGCGTCCTTAGCAGCGTCAACGCATAGCCGTACAACGAGTGAACCGATCTTAGCTGGGCATTCTTTACATACTCTACCACATGCGTTAAATACATTAAACAGTCAACACCATAAAAGATCGCCCAGTGGAGATTCTTCAACGGGACATG GTACGGACAAAGTAAACAGTTCAACCCTTCAACGGCCGAGAAATCCCCCTCCGCCAGCGCCCTCTGGCATCAATTCATCAAGATTGAGTAACGGCCGCAGTagcgagtcattgagttccatGTGTTCGGACCATGGTTTGGGTAATCCCATCCCCCCTCCACGTAAG CGAAGGGACCGGTCCAGACTAGAGAGCTACGCCGAGGAGCCTTCATCTTTGCTCCCAAATCTGAATCTG
- the Asap gene encoding arfGAP domain of ASAP isoform X5, translating into MPGLIAVSEFVEETREDYNSPTTSTFVSRMPQCRQTITSLEETLDFDRDGLTKLKKAIKAIHNSGNAHVDNEVYLGRALERLGDAALKEQEPDIGAAFLKFAVVTKELSALMKTLMQNINNIVMFPLDSVLKGDLRGVKGDLKRPFEKAWKDYEAKYAKIEKEKKQHAKEAGLIRTEVTPAEIADEMEKERRLFQLQMCEYLIKVNEIKTKKGIELLQHLVEYYHAQTNYFQDGLKTIEHFGSYVADLSVKLQKIRQTQDEERRRLTELRNLLRSSGCDKELNVNANAGYSLHQLQGDKQHGVTRSGHLLKKSEGKMRRVWQKRRCAVQAEGYLDICHADENKPPTRVNLLTCQIKLVPDDKRGFDLISYNRTYHFQAEDEADQRAWMSVLVNCKERALLRAFDASGKAEAGTGNPSLVELQQAVIRCVMRLPGNDQCCDCSSQNDATWLSTNFGIIVCIECSGIHRDLGVHISRIQSLTLDNVGTAQLLLARHMTNQAFNEVMEATLHHNHKPTPTSTMEERYDFIRAKYVDKRYVMNTCADERDLLSDLEHAVNNRDLQQLLQVYAENVDLAAPLPTSDVGETALHLAILREMGNSLHIVDFLVQNMSTGGIDRTTVDGETALHLCARHDRAEAMKLLLRAGADPTHRNKQEKTPLDIAQEMGHHTCKELLSHALQRQKTLFDNVNIDWNLSHDEGSTDFSDDETIIEDRNGCLTPEKKSRSRPPSYVGGGGSGGGTGSGDSPVTLRSRSSTCDSLQSGSSPSASTNRQQMPPPPPPQARKPVAVPAPMAPDISVNIHGSLKKRVAPPPPPPAGSTGGIPSPHYGTLPSSASLAASTHSRTTSEPILAGHSLHTLPHALNTLNSQHHKRSPSGDSSTGHGTDKVNSSTLQRPRNPPPPAPSGINSSRLSNGRSSESLSSMCSDHGLGNPIPPPRKPTSSTLSGLRRCRALYDCEADNEDELSFREGEVIIVTNEQTDDDNWMEGALERAPERRGMFPISFVHMFQD; encoded by the exons ATGCCGGGCCTAATCGCCGTCAGCGAGTTCGTCGAAGAGACGAGGGAGGATTACAACTCGCCTACCACGTCCACCTTCGTCTCGCGAATGCCACAATGCAGACAGACCATCACATCCCTCGAGGAG ACGCTGGACTTCGACAGGGATGGCCTGACGAAGCTGAAGAAAGCGATCAAAGCTATTCACAACTCTGGAAACG CTCACGTCGACAACGAGGTGTACCTTGGAAGGGCGTTGGAAAGGCTCGGGGATGCAGCGCTGAAAGAACAGGAACCGGATATCGGCGCTGCTTTCTTAAAGTTTGCGGTCGTCACGAAAGAATTGAGTGCTTTAATGAAGACGCTG ATgcagaatattaataacatcGTGATGTTCCCCCTGGACTCGGTGCTGAAGGGGGACCTGAGAGGTGTGAAAGGTGACTTGAAGAGACCGTTCGAGAAGGCATGGAAGGACTACGAGGCGAAATACGCGAAAATCGAGAAGGAGAAGAAACAGCACGCGAAAGAGGCTGGCCTCATTCGGACGGAAGTGACGCCGGCCGAGATCGCCGACGAGATGGAGAAGGAGAGACGATTGTTTCAATTGCAAATGTGCGAG TATCTCATCAAGGTGAACGAAATCAAAACGAAGAAGGGGATCGAACTACTTCAGCATCTAGTCGAATATTACCACGCGCAAACCAA TTATTTTCAAGATGGCCTAAAGACTATCGAACACTTCGGTTCCTACGTGGCGGACCTGAGCGTGAAGTTACAAAAGATCAGACAGACGCAGGACGAAGAGAGAAGGCGGTTAACGGAATTGAGGAATCTCCTGAGGAGCTCCGGTTGCGACAAAGAA TTGAACGTGAACGCGAATGCAGGATATTCGCTTCATCAGCTGCAAGGGGACAAGCAACACGGTGTCACGCGGTCCGGACACCTTTTGAAGAAGAGCGAGGGAAAAATGAGGAGGGTGTGGCAGAAGAGGAGGTGCGCCGTGCAAGCGGAGGGTTACCTCGATATTTGCCACGCGGACGAAAATAAACCACCCACGCGGGTGAATTTATTAACCTGCCAAATCAAGCTAGTGCCGGATGACAAACGGGGATTCGATCTCATTAGCT ATAACAGAACGTATCATTTTCAAGCAGAGGACGAGGCAGATCAACGAGCATGGATGTCTGTCCTGGTCAACTGCAAGGAGCGTGCTTTACTTCGAGCATTCGATGCCAGTGGCAAAGCTGAGGCTGGTACTGGCAATCCAAGTTTAGTCGAACTACAACAAGCTGTAATCCGATGCGTTATGAGGTTACCAGGGAATGACCAGTGCTGTGATTGCTCTTCGCAAAATG ACGCAACATGGCTGTCCACGAATTTCGGAATAATCGTGTGTATAGAATGCAGTGGCATTCATCGGGACCTAGGAGTGCACATATCCAGAATACAATCCCTAACATTGGATAACGTGGGTACAGCTCAACTGCTTCTTGCACGGCATATGACTAACCAGGCATTCAATGAAGTCATGGAAGCTACGTTACATCATAATCATAAGCCGACTCCAACATCGACAAT GGAGGAAAGATATGATTTTATAAGAGCCAAATATGTAGACAAAAGATACGTGATGAATACCTGCGCAGATGAAAGAGATCTTCTCTCTGACCTAGAGCATGCTGTTAACAATCGTGACCTGCAACAACTTCTGCAAGTCTATGCTGAGAATGTAGATCTAGCAGCGCCATTGCCTACTTcg GATGTAGGCGAAACTGCTCTGCATTTAGCCATTTTACGTGAAATGGGAAATAGTTTACACATTGTTGATTTCCTAGTGCAAAATATGTCGACAGGTGGTATAGACAGAACCACCGTAGATGGAGAAACAGCGTTACATTTGTGCGCGAGACACGACAGAGCGGAAGCAATGAAGCTATTGCTACGCGCAGGTGCTGACCCAACGCATCGAAACAAACAAGAGAAAACACCATTGGATATAGCACAGGAAATGGGCCATCATACTTGCAAAGAACTG TTGAGTCACGCTCTACAGAGACAGAAAACATTATTCGACAACGTTAATATTGACTGGAATCTCTCGCACGATGAAGGTTCTACTGACTTCTCTGATGATGAGACGATAATAGAAGATAGG AATGGATGTTTAACACCCGAGAAGAAATCTCGTAGTAGACCGCCATCTTATGTAGGTGGTGGCGGCAGTGGTGGAGGTACCGGGTCAGGAGATTCACCAGTGACACTCCGTAGTCGAAGTAGCACTTGTGATAGCTTGCAAAGCGGTTCTTCGCCAAGTGCCTCGACGAATAGACAACAAATgcctccaccaccaccaccgcaaGCAAGGAAACCTGTTGCTG taccCGCACCTATGGCACCGGATATTTCAGTCAATATTCATGGGTCTCTGAAGAAACGTGTTGccccgccaccaccaccaccggctGGAAGTACAGGTGGTATACCCTCCCCTCATTATGGTACACTACCTTCGTCCGCGTCCTTAGCAGCGTCAACGCATAGCCGTACAACGAGTGAACCGATCTTAGCTGGGCATTCTTTACATACTCTACCACATGCGTTAAATACATTAAACAGTCAACACCATAAAAGATCGCCCAGTGGAGATTCTTCAACGGGACATG GTACGGACAAAGTAAACAGTTCAACCCTTCAACGGCCGAGAAATCCCCCTCCGCCAGCGCCCTCTGGCATCAATTCATCAAGATTGAGTAACGGCCGCAGTagcgagtcattgagttccatGTGTTCGGACCATGGTTTGGGTAATCCCATCCCCCCTCCACGTAAG